One segment of Rhipicephalus sanguineus isolate Rsan-2018 chromosome 6, BIME_Rsan_1.4, whole genome shotgun sequence DNA contains the following:
- the LOC119398061 gene encoding uncharacterized protein LOC119398061 codes for MSPGRFVGFWSVHNSEIVHRRNYIKYWTMFYEAFGVGQPNRSDAYISQVASVERDVLEEFLGVVNNENKEPARFQLSDIGSHTPNLPASRWIEQLGVVALPVVAKNESAYEPSDKLTVTDTALLRAVNRLFGAHNSTMLLCHLSWFFIQVFGALADRDLLVAKYGDKKNASVRRHMFCATEVEDAYGPLVPALYVFPRFTTRMRFAIDDTFTAITKARRVLANNLLERNVPL; via the exons ATGTCGCCAGGCCGGTTCGTCGGCTTTTGGTCTGTGCACAACAGCGAAATCGTGCATAGGCGAAACTATATCAAGTACTGGACCATGTTCTATGAGGCGTTCGGCGTCGGCCAGCCCAATAGGAGTGACGCGTACATCAGCCAAGTGGCCTCTGTCGAACGCGACGTCCTCGAAGAGTTCCTGGGCGTCGTGAACAATGAGAACAAGGAACCCGCCCGATTCCAACTGAGCGACATCGGCAGCCACACGCCGAACCTGCCGGCGAGCCGTTGGATCGAGCAGCTGGGCGTGGTTGCGCTCCCTGTCGTCGCCAAAAATGAGAGCGCTTACGAGCCGAGTGATAAGCTCACGGTGACGGACACTGCGCTTCTCAGGGCAGTGAACAGGCTCTTCGGGGCGCATAACAGCACGATGCTGTTGTGCCACCTCTCCTGGTTCTTCATACAG GTGTTCGGAGCCCTGGCCGACCGAGATCTGCTAGTGGCCAAGTACGGGGACAAGAAGAATGCGTCGGTGCGCAGACACATGTTTTGCGCAACCGAGGTCGAAGATGCGTACGGACCGCTGGTGCCTGCCCTCTACGTGTTTCCGCGATTTACGACTCGAATGCGGTTTGCCATCGACGACACGTTCACCGCCATTACAAAGGCACGGCGAGTCTTGGCAAATAATCTGCTCGAAAGAAATGTTCCACTATAG
- the LOC119397616 gene encoding uncharacterized protein LOC119397616 — MTTATSTLCAPPKSPATSAPKVTSSGQRDQAKNDGTQEETPRSQLAGVANPQDSDHSATVPEATKAKSEGDVTALFVSNPKVKKVEPGTSDQERRATTKTSPASDDKAETSSETTPAAPAPEVAPSAATAVAAPDTISGARNPSTTSAHSGPGASRASRPSAASLALSKKRRASGAAVHSGVLTFLAYGTCAVLVVGTFVVFLILFKHSALENFDSSTPRVEQYCHTKDCEQHAQLILSKVNMSVDPCEDLNAFACSDWEPQGDSYANYGAALDSEAFHDWFTNFKHSLGEGSAHLHAGARALAMFGACLWHRTTTEEAERGKRLLREVMSKMRIPWPDEPSANVDPLGVLIDLSYRQLLKLLELQRGGFDDVKEA, encoded by the exons ATGACGACTGCCACGTCGACACTCTGCGCCCCTCCTAAGTCCCCCGCCACGTCCGCCCCGAAGGTGACCAGCTCCGGTCAGCGTGACCAGGCCAAGAATGACGGAACCCAGGAGGAAACGCCAAGGTCGCAACTTGCGGGCGTCGCCAATCCGCAAGATTCCGATCATTCAGCCACAGTGCCAGAGGCGACCAAGGCGAAGTCGGAGGGAGACGTCACTGCCCTTTTCGTCTCCAATCCTAAAGTGAAAAAGGTGGAGCCTGGCACTTCAGACCAGGAACGCAGAG CGACCACGAAGACATCGCCAGCCTCGGATGACAAAGCTGAGACGTCCAGCGAGACTACTCCGGCTGCACCTGCGCCGGAAGTGGCACCGAGCGCGGCTACCGCAGTTGCAGCACCGGATACCATTTCCGGCGCTCGCAATCCTTCAACGACCAGCGCGCATTCGGGTCCGGGTGCGTCG AGGGCATCTAGGCCGTCTGCCGCCAGCTTGGCCCTCTCCAAGAAACGCCGAGCGAGCGGTGCCGCTGTCCACAGCGGCGTCCTGACGTTCCTCGCCTACGGCACATGCGCCGTGCTCGTCGTCGGCACTTTCGTCGTGTTTCTCATCTTGTTCAAGCACTCCGCTCTCGAGAACTTCGACAGTTCCACACCCAGAGTGGAACAGTACTGTCACACGAAG GACTGCGAGCAGCACGCGCAACTTATCTTGTCCAAGGTGAACATGAGCGTGGACCCGTGCGAGGACTTGAACGCGTTCGCCTGCTCGGATTGGGAGCCCCAAGGCGACAGCTACGCCAACTATGGCGCTGCGCTGGACAGCGAGGCGTTCCACGACTGGTTCACCAATTTCAAGCACTCACTGGGCGAAGGCAGCGCCCACCTGCACGCAGGCGCCAGGGCGCTCGCCATGTTCGGTGCTTGTCTGTGGCACCGCACCACCACCGAGGAGGCCGAGCGTGGTAAGCGTTTGCTGCGCGAGGTCATGTCCAAGATGCGCATTCCGTGGCCGGACGAGCCGAGTGCCAACGTGGATCCGCTCGGTGTGCTCATCGATCTGTCCTACAGGCAA CTTCTTAAGCTACTGGAGCTCCAACGTGGCGGCTTTGATGATGTCAAGGAAGCGTAG
- the LOC119396620 gene encoding 8-oxo-dGDP phosphatase NUDT18, producing MDKIESVIQDTLKGQAINDDAAAIIDYSLADQVEELGELGIESAVLPDYKPVVKKSVTYIVAAVAINEKGEVLMMQEAKSSCAGTWYLPAGRMEPGENIIEAAQREVMEETGLDFDPSTLLMVETAQGQWYRFVFIGTVVGGELKTVSKADSESLQAAWVGDVEQLSLRCRDILPVIERARLYHSTQSSQPWHPPIMPALRPHSKLCLRLVTIIRKKANNLLHVLVSEKGVAHLPTCEINPSRSIHTALKRFIQNMFSSEPPPHKPLGVLSVEHNGTGGEHDGMCLCVLVSCKASVEEVALTPGYTWLEVSSPLSEKLLARTGRNMTVHLKVQ from the exons ATGGACAAAATAGAAAGCGTGATACAAGACACGCTCAAGGGTCAGGCTATAAACGACGATGCAGCTGCTATCATCGACTACAGCCTCGCCGACCAAGTTGAAGAGCTTGGTGAGTTG GGAATAGAGTCGGCCGTGCTACCCGACTACAAACCAGTTGTCAAGAAATCGGTGACTTACATCGTCGCCGCAGTCGCCATCAATGAAAAAGGCGAGGTACTTATGATGCAGGAAGCGAAAAGTTCTTGCGCAGGCACGTGGTACCTGCCTGCTGGACGAATGGAGCCTGGAGAAAATATCATT GAGGCTGCCCAGCGAGAAGTGATGGAAGAAACTGGCCTTGATTTCGATCCTTCGACACTTCTGATGGTCGAGACTGCACAAGGCCAATGGTACAGATTTGTTTTCATTGGCACGGTAGTCG GGGGCGAGCTGAAGACTGTGTCAAAGGCAGACTCTGAGTCACTGCAGGCAGCCTGGGTTGGGGATGTGGAACAGCTAAGCCTGCGCTGCAGGGATATCTTGCCTGTTATTGAACGTGCCCGCCTTTACCACAGCACACAATCCAGCCAGCCATGGCATCCACCTATCATGCCAGCCCTGAGGCCACATTCAAAGCTCTGCCTGCGCCTGGTCACCATCATTCGCAAGAAGGCCAA CAACCTGCTCCATGTGCTCGTGTCTGAGAAGGGTGTTGCTCATTTGCCTACCTGTGAAATCAATCCATCTCGGAGTATTCACACTGCACTCAAACGGTTCATCCAG AACATGTTCAGCTCAGAGCCACCACCTCACAAGCCACTTGGTGTGCTCTCCGTGGAGCACAACGGAACTGGAGGAGAACACGACGGCATGTGCCTCTGCGTGCTAGTGTCGTGCAAGGCTTCCGTCGAGGAGGTGGCTCTGACACCCGGATACACCTGGCTCGAAGTGAGCTCGCCACTCTCTGAGAAACTGCTTGCGCGCACGGGCCGCAACATGACAGTACATCTGAAGGTGCAATGA